A portion of the Micromonospora tarapacensis genome contains these proteins:
- a CDS encoding FAD-binding oxidoreductase, translating to MTIVAPLTRLIGAEHVLIGDAIGARYAQDLWGSDRIGAPTVVARPASTAEVAAVLAECHRRRQPVVVQGGMTGLVGGGVPDAHEVVLSLERMTAIEEIDVVGATMTVQAGATLQQVQEAAERHGLMFPLDLASRGSCTIGGCLATNAGGNRVLRYGMTRDLVLGVEAVLADGTTLPGLHKLVKNNAGYDLKHLFIGSEGTLGVITRAVLRLQPLPRTRHVAFCGVSGVDAALALLGRLRAALPGSISAFEAIWDEAYQLILPLRDTVRTPLTGRYPVYALVEMQGSDPAGDSERFVAGLAACADLIAESAVGLGPTEVAALWAVRERIPSLILGGELPLFGFDVSLPATSLKTYLASVERELRELWPQVSLQVFGHLGDGNVHIAVVTGETTRKRKTEVEHIVYRNVERFQGSISAEHGIGFEKEPYLAYSRRPEEVATMRLLKQALDPHGILNGGRIFTTTTVGGRAVVTGSEVPA from the coding sequence ATGACCATCGTCGCGCCACTGACCAGGCTCATCGGTGCCGAGCATGTGCTGATCGGCGACGCGATCGGCGCGCGGTACGCGCAGGACCTGTGGGGCAGCGACCGGATCGGCGCACCGACGGTGGTGGCTCGTCCGGCGAGCACCGCCGAGGTTGCTGCGGTGCTGGCGGAGTGCCATCGCCGGCGCCAGCCGGTGGTGGTGCAGGGCGGCATGACCGGGCTGGTGGGTGGCGGGGTGCCGGACGCGCACGAGGTGGTGCTCTCGCTGGAACGGATGACCGCGATCGAGGAGATCGACGTGGTCGGCGCGACGATGACGGTCCAGGCGGGTGCCACGCTGCAGCAGGTGCAGGAGGCCGCGGAGCGGCACGGGTTGATGTTCCCGCTGGACCTGGCGTCGCGCGGTTCGTGCACGATCGGCGGGTGCCTGGCCACCAACGCGGGCGGCAACCGGGTGCTGCGCTACGGCATGACGCGGGACCTCGTGCTCGGCGTCGAGGCGGTCCTCGCCGACGGCACCACGCTGCCGGGGCTGCACAAACTGGTCAAGAACAACGCCGGATACGACCTCAAGCACCTCTTCATCGGCTCCGAGGGCACGCTCGGGGTGATCACCCGCGCGGTGCTGCGCCTGCAGCCGCTGCCCCGGACCCGCCACGTGGCCTTCTGCGGAGTGTCCGGCGTCGACGCGGCACTCGCGCTGCTGGGCCGGCTCCGCGCGGCGCTGCCGGGCTCGATCAGCGCGTTCGAGGCGATCTGGGACGAGGCGTACCAGCTGATCCTGCCGCTGCGGGACACGGTACGTACGCCACTGACCGGCCGATATCCGGTCTACGCGCTGGTGGAGATGCAGGGTTCGGATCCGGCGGGAGACAGCGAGCGGTTCGTCGCCGGGTTGGCCGCCTGCGCCGACCTGATCGCCGAGTCCGCCGTCGGGCTGGGGCCGACCGAGGTGGCGGCGCTGTGGGCGGTACGGGAGCGGATCCCGTCGCTCATCCTCGGTGGCGAGCTGCCGCTGTTCGGCTTCGACGTGAGCCTGCCCGCCACCTCGCTCAAGACCTACCTGGCAAGTGTCGAGCGGGAGCTGCGCGAGCTGTGGCCGCAGGTGTCGTTACAGGTCTTCGGGCACCTGGGCGACGGCAACGTGCACATCGCGGTCGTCACCGGTGAGACCACCCGCAAGCGCAAGACGGAGGTGGAGCACATCGTGTACCGCAATGTGGAGCGCTTCCAGGGGTCGATCTCCGCCGAACACGGTATCGGCTTCGAGAAGGAGCCGTACCTGGCCTATTCTCGCCGGCCCGAGGAGGTCGCGACGATGCGGTTGTTGAAGCAGGCGCTCGATCCCCACGGGATCCTCAACGGTGGCCGGATCTTCACCACCACCACCGTCGGCGGCCGGGCCGTCGTCACCGGGTCGGAGGTGCCGGCGTGA
- a CDS encoding thiamine pyrophosphate-dependent enzyme, producing the protein MARTLALLSGSERPVLLAGGRLDSPDGRHALRVAARRHRLPVLVTNKRQDLFDNTDPLYAGHLHLATQQRQRDLVGRSDLVLAVGTRLDAVSTQRYTVPDPATALVHVYPDPTVLGGAYRPRLAYACSPVAFLEQLAAAPPRAPADDEWVRQLTGHEAEQARWRPVSAHDGVVFGRVVSVLTQLTAGRGTVTVDAGNFTSWVHRYHRIADGGRLLGIGSSAMGFGVPAGVAAALRRPDEPTVVLVGDGGFLMTGTELATAVQRRARMVIVVADNGSYGTIRQHQERAYPGRVAGTDLANPDFALLAHAYGALGLTIGADAEVEPVLSKALAHYGPVVVHVRTSLAHISAYQHLADLRRTR; encoded by the coding sequence GTGGCCCGCACCCTGGCTCTGCTGTCCGGCAGCGAGCGGCCGGTGCTGCTCGCCGGCGGTCGACTGGACAGCCCCGACGGTCGGCACGCACTGCGGGTAGCCGCCCGCCGGCACCGCCTCCCGGTGCTGGTGACGAACAAGCGGCAGGACCTGTTCGACAACACCGACCCGCTGTACGCGGGACACCTGCACCTGGCCACCCAGCAGCGACAGCGCGACCTGGTTGGCCGGAGCGACCTCGTGCTGGCCGTCGGCACCCGGCTCGACGCCGTCAGCACCCAGCGGTACACGGTGCCCGACCCGGCCACAGCACTGGTGCACGTGTACCCGGACCCGACCGTGCTGGGCGGGGCCTACCGACCCCGGTTGGCGTACGCCTGCTCCCCCGTCGCCTTCCTGGAACAGCTCGCCGCGGCGCCACCACGCGCTCCGGCCGACGACGAATGGGTCCGACAGTTGACCGGCCACGAGGCCGAACAGGCCCGGTGGAGACCAGTCAGCGCCCACGACGGGGTGGTGTTCGGCCGGGTCGTCTCGGTGTTGACACAGCTGACCGCGGGGCGCGGCACCGTGACGGTCGACGCGGGCAACTTCACCTCCTGGGTGCACCGGTACCACCGGATCGCCGACGGCGGCCGGCTGCTGGGCATCGGGTCGAGCGCGATGGGATTCGGCGTACCGGCAGGGGTGGCCGCCGCGCTGCGTCGCCCGGACGAGCCCACCGTCGTCCTGGTCGGTGACGGTGGCTTCCTGATGACCGGGACGGAACTGGCCACCGCCGTGCAGCGCCGCGCCCGCATGGTGATCGTCGTGGCGGACAACGGCAGCTACGGCACGATCCGCCAGCACCAGGAGCGCGCCTACCCGGGACGGGTCGCCGGGACCGACCTGGCCAACCCGGACTTCGCGCTGCTCGCCCACGCGTACGGGGCGTTGGGTCTCACCATCGGCGCGGACGCCGAGGTGGAGCCGGTGCTGTCGAAGGCGCTGGCCCACTACGGACCCGTCGTGGTGCACGTACGGACCAGTCTCGCGCACATCTCCGCCTACCAGCACCTGGCCGACCTGAGGAGGACCCGATGA
- a CDS encoding thiamine pyrophosphate-binding protein, with amino-acid sequence MTGQAPTTASGRLVATLRAHGVDRIFCVPGESFLPVLDGLADAGIDLVTCRHEGGAAFMALADAKLTGQPGVVLVNRGPGATNAAIAVHSADLDATGLLLVVGDVHTGERGRRSFQELDHRAAFAGMSRGVFTVEHPHHVAEFTSRAFAAARGGVPGPAVLVVPEDVLTESVPPSVGGHRRWPNPPCRPPTRWPAPWLCCPAASGRCCSPAVDWTAPTVGTHCG; translated from the coding sequence GTGACCGGTCAGGCCCCGACGACGGCCTCCGGTCGGCTGGTCGCCACGCTGCGCGCCCACGGCGTGGATCGGATCTTCTGCGTACCGGGCGAAAGCTTCCTGCCGGTCCTGGACGGGCTCGCCGACGCCGGCATCGACCTGGTCACCTGCCGGCACGAAGGCGGGGCGGCGTTCATGGCGTTGGCCGACGCGAAGCTCACCGGGCAGCCCGGGGTAGTGCTGGTCAACCGTGGCCCCGGCGCGACGAACGCGGCCATCGCGGTGCACTCTGCGGACCTCGACGCCACCGGCCTGCTGCTGGTCGTCGGCGACGTCCACACCGGCGAGCGGGGGCGGCGATCCTTCCAGGAACTCGACCACCGCGCCGCCTTCGCCGGGATGTCCCGGGGGGTCTTCACCGTCGAGCACCCGCACCACGTCGCCGAGTTCACCTCCCGCGCCTTTGCCGCGGCCCGCGGCGGAGTGCCCGGGCCGGCGGTGCTCGTGGTCCCGGAGGACGTGCTGACCGAGTCGGTGCCACCGTCCGTCGGGGGCCACCGACGGTGGCCGAACCCGCCCTGCCGCCCGCCGACGCGGTGGCCCGCACCCTGGCTCTGCTGTCCGGCAGCGAGCGGCCGGTGCTGCTCGCCGGCGGTCGACTGGACAGCCCCGACGGTCGGCACGCACTGCGGGTAG
- a CDS encoding ABC transporter substrate-binding protein: MTTPQSRAAALIAATNEPTAEAKQAFTIGLLTPVTGPGDATAGELITRAACLGAEYLNERGGVRGGLPVRLVLQNDQPMEEGEIMQRSAVGALAKLALVDQVHAVIGQWHLRTAPGVSEAAELFGVPLFVENGHSTLTQKRRRTLFRTYFTIADRAPMIADLLVEQGVRKAAMLAADTVFGLMNADTIADELTARGVEVLRFDFAQDSTDDVREELRAVKDFAPDVLINGGVVRTNYMIIQQAAEVGLLPGPMLVVLFPFPMRSDDYWRLAGEVGNHVIWPALLYRPSWPGLTEIGRWFTQRYVERFGSFPPDNALNAFTDVTILGQAADVATGLSREAIIDALETHEFDTWRGPVRFRRDEEHWHHSPPPIVLMQYQRFGQTFDEATIVHPPEARAGEVTRPERDVQVTR; this comes from the coding sequence GTGACCACCCCTCAATCTCGCGCGGCCGCACTGATCGCGGCCACCAACGAGCCCACGGCGGAGGCGAAGCAGGCGTTCACCATCGGCCTGCTGACGCCCGTCACCGGCCCCGGCGACGCCACCGCCGGTGAGCTGATCACCAGGGCGGCCTGCCTCGGCGCGGAGTACCTCAACGAACGGGGCGGCGTGCGCGGTGGCCTGCCGGTGCGGCTGGTGCTGCAGAACGACCAGCCCATGGAGGAGGGCGAGATCATGCAGCGCAGCGCCGTCGGTGCGCTGGCCAAGCTCGCGCTCGTGGACCAGGTGCACGCGGTCATCGGGCAGTGGCACCTGCGGACCGCGCCCGGGGTCTCGGAGGCCGCGGAGCTGTTCGGCGTGCCGCTGTTCGTGGAGAACGGGCACAGCACGCTCACCCAGAAACGCCGCCGCACCCTGTTCCGCACCTACTTCACCATCGCCGACCGGGCGCCGATGATCGCGGACCTGCTGGTCGAACAGGGGGTACGCAAGGCGGCGATGCTGGCGGCGGACACCGTCTTCGGCCTGATGAACGCCGACACCATCGCCGACGAGCTGACCGCACGCGGCGTCGAGGTGCTCCGCTTCGACTTCGCGCAGGACAGCACCGACGACGTACGCGAGGAGTTGCGGGCGGTCAAGGACTTCGCGCCGGACGTACTGATCAACGGCGGTGTGGTTCGGACCAACTACATGATCATCCAACAGGCCGCGGAGGTCGGGCTGCTGCCCGGGCCGATGCTCGTCGTGCTCTTTCCGTTTCCGATGCGCTCGGACGACTACTGGCGCCTCGCCGGCGAGGTCGGCAATCACGTGATCTGGCCGGCGCTGCTTTACCGGCCGTCCTGGCCGGGCCTGACCGAGATCGGACGCTGGTTCACCCAGCGTTACGTCGAACGGTTCGGCTCGTTCCCGCCGGACAACGCGCTGAACGCCTTCACCGACGTGACGATCCTCGGTCAGGCCGCCGACGTCGCCACCGGACTGAGCCGGGAGGCCATCATCGACGCGCTGGAGACCCACGAGTTCGACACGTGGCGTGGCCCGGTGCGGTTCCGCCGGGACGAGGAGCACTGGCATCACAGCCCGCCGCCGATCGTGCTGATGCAGTACCAGCGGTTCGGGCAGACCTTCGACGAGGCGACGATCGTCCACCCGCCCGAGGCCCGCGCCGGCGAGGTGACCCGACCCGAGCGCGACGTCCAGGTCACCCGGTGA